A part of Candidatus Jidaibacter acanthamoeba genomic DNA contains:
- a CDS encoding 23S rRNA (pseudouridine(1915)-N(3))-methyltransferase RlmH, with the protein MEIVIKALGKEKSQEIKQLTQEYLMRTRWQISIQEYELNKNLSENEQKLQEGKWLISNIPDNTFIYVLDEKGKQYTSHEFSSALVKNQSIYKNIYFLIGGAFGLSEEVKQKANTLIAFGKMTFPHKLVRLMLVEQLYRAYSIVNGHPYHK; encoded by the coding sequence ATGGAAATAGTAATTAAAGCCTTAGGAAAAGAGAAATCTCAAGAAATTAAACAGCTGACCCAAGAATACTTAATGAGAACCAGGTGGCAGATTTCTATTCAAGAGTATGAGCTAAATAAAAATTTAAGTGAAAATGAACAAAAGCTACAAGAAGGAAAATGGCTAATTAGCAATATTCCTGATAATACTTTTATTTATGTTTTGGATGAGAAGGGTAAGCAGTATACAAGTCATGAATTTTCCTCGGCCTTAGTTAAAAATCAGAGTATTTATAAAAACATTTATTTTCTGATCGGTGGTGCTTTCGGTTTAAGTGAAGAGGTAAAGCAAAAAGCTAATACACTGATTGCATTCGGTAAAATGACCTTCCCTCATAAGCTGGTAAGATTAATGCTGGTAGAGCAGCTTTATAGAGCTTATTCAATAGTTAACGGCCATCCCTATCACAAGTGA
- a CDS encoding response regulator transcription factor yields MRIAIIGGTTLLKCALEQVPSLKSFNIEFFEESGIISGHPDLCIFNEVIPQTVKDNQIVISAKFKADLSKPFKLISLVELIIDKLNQKIYAINKVKFFPSKRTLELEGNIIILTEKEAKLILYLVNNYPRGIPKSELLKEIWEYSTGTETSTVEVHLSRLKQKLIESSFPDFLTYKNKFLYIEI; encoded by the coding sequence ATGCGAATTGCAATTATAGGCGGGACTACTCTTCTTAAATGTGCTTTAGAGCAAGTCCCTTCTCTAAAATCCTTTAATATAGAGTTTTTTGAAGAATCCGGTATTATTTCCGGCCATCCAGATCTATGTATTTTTAATGAGGTTATACCTCAAACGGTTAAGGATAATCAAATTGTTATTAGTGCAAAATTTAAAGCGGATTTAAGCAAACCTTTCAAGCTTATATCTTTAGTTGAACTTATTATAGATAAACTTAACCAAAAAATTTATGCCATAAATAAAGTTAAATTTTTTCCTAGCAAAAGAACGCTCGAATTAGAAGGAAATATAATAATTTTAACTGAGAAAGAAGCAAAATTAATTTTATACCTGGTTAATAATTACCCAAGAGGAATACCAAAATCAGAGTTATTAAAAGAAATTTGGGAATATTCTACGGGAACCGAAACCTCAACGGTTGAGGTGCATCTTTCACGTTTAAAACAAAAATTGATTGAAAGCAGCTTCCCTGACTTTTTAACTTATAAAAATAAATTTTTGTATATTGAAATTTAA
- the trxB gene encoding thioredoxin-disulfide reductase — translation METLHTKVLIIGSGPAGYTAAIYAARSSLDPVLVSGFQPGGQLTITTDVENYPGFANTIQGPWLVEQMELQAKHVGTNIINDHINQIDLSSKPFKAVGDTGRVYTADTVIISTGAQARWLGLSSEKKFQGFGVSGCATCDGFFYRNKEVVVVGGGNTAVEEALYLTNHATKVTLIHRRNELRAEKIMQSRLFSHPKISVIWDSIVDEVLGTDEPLGVTGIRIKNVKTNELSEFKVDGVFIAIGHVPNTSMFKDHLEIDSEGYILTAPDSTTTNIPGVFAAGDVQDKIYRQAVTAAGTGCMAALEANKYLNEQGL, via the coding sequence ATGGAAACATTACATACAAAAGTATTAATTATCGGTTCCGGCCCCGCCGGTTATACAGCAGCAATATATGCGGCACGCTCTTCGCTTGACCCTGTATTGGTCAGTGGATTTCAGCCGGGTGGTCAGCTTACTATTACAACCGATGTGGAAAACTATCCCGGTTTCGCAAATACCATTCAAGGTCCATGGTTGGTTGAGCAAATGGAACTGCAGGCAAAGCATGTCGGCACCAATATAATCAATGATCATATTAATCAAATCGACCTGAGTTCAAAACCTTTCAAAGCAGTTGGTGATACAGGTAGAGTTTATACCGCTGATACGGTTATTATTTCTACCGGTGCTCAAGCCAGGTGGCTAGGATTATCTAGTGAAAAGAAATTTCAAGGGTTCGGAGTTTCGGGGTGCGCTACATGTGACGGTTTCTTTTACAGAAACAAAGAAGTGGTTGTAGTGGGCGGTGGTAATACGGCAGTTGAAGAAGCTTTATACCTTACTAATCATGCAACAAAAGTTACGCTTATTCATAGAAGAAATGAGTTGAGAGCTGAAAAAATAATGCAAAGCAGGTTATTTTCTCACCCCAAGATTTCTGTGATTTGGGACAGCATAGTTGATGAGGTTTTAGGTACCGATGAGCCGTTAGGTGTAACGGGGATTAGAATAAAAAATGTTAAAACTAATGAGCTAAGTGAATTTAAAGTTGATGGAGTATTTATAGCAATCGGACACGTACCAAACACCTCAATGTTTAAAGACCACTTAGAAATTGATAGTGAAGGTTATATACTAACCGCTCCTGATAGCACTACGACTAATATACCCGGAGTGTTTGCCGCAGGCGACGTGCAGGATAAAATTTACAGACAAGCCGTAACTGCTGCGGGAACCGGATGCATGGCTGCATTAGAAGCAAATAAATATTTAAACGAACAGGGGCTTTAA
- the aspS gene encoding aspartate--tRNA ligase: protein MHKYRTHTCGELNKSHIGQKVKLSGWLHRKRDHGGIYFIDLRDHYGITQVVSSDQDQDLIRISKEKYEELTSLSFESVLTVTGVVVGRSAETMNNELSTGEIEVIIEDFTSESIAEMLPLNVNSELPFPEDLRLKYRFLDLRKEKLHKNIMLRNNVVAHLRKKMTEQGFIEFQTPILTASSPEGARDFLVPSRLHPGKFYALPQAPQQFKQLLMISGFDKYFQIAPCFRDEDARADRSGGEFYQLDIEMSFVTQEDVFNTIEPVLYSTFKKFSEFEVTPAPFPRITYHDSMLKYGSDKPDLRINIEIVDATSVFTDSEFTIFREGIKKGSLVRAIPAPKTSEQPRSFFDKMISFAQTELGATGLGYITFAQDGSAKGPIAKFLDQDRLASLKDIAKLENGDSVFFACEEASTAAKIAGRVRTKLGEELNIIEKNIYKFCWVTDFPFYEWNEDEKKIDFTHNPFSMPQGGLEALNAADTTEKKLAIKAFQYDIVCNGIELSSGGIRNHKTDLMYKAFEIAGYSKEEVDNKFGGMIKAFKYGAPPHGGLAPGVDRIVMLLANEPNIREVIAFPLNQSAQDLLMNAPNTVSERQLKELHIMLSPKLKVSESK from the coding sequence ATGCATAAGTATAGAACCCATACCTGCGGGGAATTAAATAAATCTCATATCGGCCAAAAAGTTAAACTTTCAGGATGGCTGCACAGAAAACGCGATCACGGCGGTATTTATTTCATAGACTTAAGAGACCATTACGGAATAACTCAAGTGGTTTCATCCGATCAGGATCAGGATTTAATCAGAATAAGTAAAGAAAAATACGAGGAACTCACCTCACTAAGTTTTGAAAGTGTCTTAACTGTAACCGGCGTTGTGGTCGGAAGATCGGCAGAGACTATGAATAATGAGCTTTCCACCGGTGAAATTGAAGTTATAATTGAAGATTTCACCAGTGAATCGATTGCTGAGATGCTTCCGCTTAATGTAAATAGCGAGCTCCCATTCCCGGAAGATTTAAGGCTTAAATATAGATTTTTGGATTTAAGAAAGGAAAAATTGCATAAAAATATTATGCTCAGAAATAATGTTGTTGCACATTTACGTAAAAAAATGACTGAGCAAGGATTTATAGAATTTCAGACTCCGATCCTAACTGCAAGCTCACCTGAAGGCGCCAGAGACTTTTTAGTGCCGAGCAGACTCCATCCAGGTAAATTTTATGCGCTCCCCCAAGCACCACAACAGTTCAAGCAATTACTTATGATTTCAGGATTCGATAAATATTTCCAAATCGCTCCTTGCTTTAGGGATGAAGATGCAAGAGCCGATCGTTCGGGAGGCGAGTTTTATCAGCTTGATATCGAAATGTCATTCGTTACCCAGGAAGATGTATTTAATACCATTGAACCGGTGCTTTACAGCACATTTAAAAAATTTTCAGAATTTGAGGTTACCCCCGCTCCGTTCCCAAGGATTACCTATCATGACTCAATGCTTAAATACGGTAGTGATAAACCTGATCTAAGAATCAATATCGAAATTGTAGATGCTACTTCCGTATTTACCGATTCGGAATTTACTATATTTAGAGAGGGAATTAAAAAAGGCTCACTTGTTCGTGCTATACCTGCACCGAAGACTTCCGAACAGCCGAGAAGCTTTTTCGATAAAATGATATCATTTGCACAAACCGAACTGGGAGCTACAGGCCTAGGTTATATAACTTTTGCTCAAGACGGCAGCGCTAAAGGCCCGATTGCAAAATTCTTGGATCAGGATAGGTTAGCTTCTCTAAAAGATATTGCAAAACTTGAAAACGGGGATTCGGTATTCTTTGCTTGTGAAGAAGCCTCTACTGCCGCAAAAATAGCAGGTAGGGTAAGAACAAAGCTTGGCGAAGAACTAAACATAATTGAAAAAAATATTTATAAATTCTGTTGGGTTACAGATTTCCCGTTTTATGAATGGAATGAAGATGAGAAAAAAATTGATTTTACTCATAACCCGTTTTCCATGCCGCAAGGTGGTTTAGAAGCATTAAATGCAGCTGATACTACTGAAAAGAAACTGGCAATTAAAGCTTTCCAATATGATATAGTATGTAACGGTATCGAACTTTCAAGCGGAGGAATCAGAAATCATAAAACTGACCTCATGTATAAAGCTTTTGAAATTGCAGGCTATTCGAAAGAAGAGGTTGATAACAAATTCGGCGGTATGATCAAGGCGTTTAAATACGGTGCTCCTCCTCACGGTGGTTTAGCTCCCGGAGTTGATAGGATTGTAATGCTTCTTGCTAATGAACCTAATATTAGAGAAGTTATCGCCTTCCCGTTAAATCAAAGCGCTCAGGATTTATTGATGAACGCACCTAATACGGTAAGTGAAAGGCAACTGAAAGAGCTGCATATTATGCTTTCTCCAAAGCTTAAAGTAAGCGAAAGCAAATAA
- the hemW gene encoding radical SAM family heme chaperone HemW, whose amino-acid sequence MSDFLSIYVHWPFCKSKCPYCDFNSHVRNAVDLNQFIDAYLIELDSYQHVLNGKIIKSIFFGGGTPSLAPPVFFEKVINKISKYSTLAPQIEVTLEANPTSSEAKKFYDYSRAGVNRVSIGIQSFNQKYLKFLGREHSADEAREAIFYAAKYFSRYSFDLIYALPEQSLKSWEEELSVAIKYTNKHMSVYQLTIEKGTQFYGDYKKKKFTMPNQNIAADFYYITQNILSKYGMPQYEISNHAAAGEESIHNMTYWEYGDYLGIGAGAHGRYTFNSIKYATVNTHLPEKWLKQIEERGNALQHKEELSEDEQNEEKIIMGLRLSKGVDKKLLFNKRKYKQLLEDGYLDEGENLVRATEKGRLVLNRLISELIV is encoded by the coding sequence TTGTCCGATTTCCTTTCCATATACGTCCATTGGCCGTTTTGTAAGTCAAAGTGCCCTTACTGTGATTTTAATAGTCATGTAAGAAACGCAGTTGATTTGAATCAATTTATTGATGCCTACTTAATTGAACTTGATAGTTATCAACATGTGCTGAACGGCAAAATTATAAAAAGTATTTTCTTCGGCGGGGGGACTCCTTCACTGGCTCCGCCCGTATTTTTTGAAAAAGTGATTAATAAAATTTCAAAATACTCAACACTTGCTCCTCAAATAGAGGTAACTTTAGAGGCTAACCCTACTTCTTCGGAAGCTAAAAAATTTTATGATTACTCAAGAGCAGGAGTAAATAGGGTATCAATCGGAATACAAAGCTTTAATCAAAAATATTTAAAGTTTTTAGGCAGAGAACACTCGGCTGATGAAGCAAGAGAAGCAATTTTCTATGCTGCAAAGTATTTTTCCCGGTACAGTTTCGACTTAATTTATGCGCTTCCCGAGCAAAGTTTGAAAAGTTGGGAAGAGGAACTTAGCGTTGCAATAAAATATACTAATAAGCATATGTCAGTTTATCAATTAACTATAGAAAAAGGTACCCAGTTTTACGGAGATTATAAAAAGAAGAAATTTACTATGCCGAATCAGAATATAGCTGCAGATTTCTACTATATTACTCAAAATATTTTAAGTAAGTACGGTATGCCGCAATATGAAATATCTAATCATGCGGCAGCGGGAGAGGAATCAATACATAATATGACTTACTGGGAGTACGGTGATTATTTGGGTATCGGGGCTGGGGCACACGGGCGATATACTTTTAATAGCATAAAGTATGCAACCGTTAATACTCATTTGCCGGAAAAATGGCTTAAGCAAATTGAAGAAAGAGGTAATGCTCTACAGCATAAAGAAGAGCTATCAGAGGATGAGCAAAATGAGGAAAAAATAATTATGGGGTTAAGGTTAAGTAAGGGGGTAGATAAAAAGCTGTTATTTAATAAGAGAAAATATAAGCAGCTTTTAGAGGACGGGTACTTAGATGAGGGGGAGAATTTAGTGCGTGCAACTGAAAAGGGAAGGTTGGTTTTAAATAGGTTAATAAGCGAATTGATTGTGTAA
- the ffh gene encoding signal recognition particle protein: MFSSLSNNLTKIFDKLKRKGLLNESDVSEAMREIRIALLEADVALPAVKEFIDKVKAKAVGSEIVKSISPAQMVIKIVNDELTEILGSDHQALNLAATPPVVIMLVGLQGSGKTTSAAKLALLLRKKHKKKVLLASLDVYRPAAQAQLEVLGKQIDITTLPIVANEMPEKISKRALEEAKTNGFDILILDTAGRLHTDPELMEELNKVKDLTSPVETILVVDSLTGQDAVNIGKEFNTKVGITGVILTRVDGDARGGATLSMRCVTKQPIKFIGIGEKLSDLEEFHPQRAASKILGMGDIVSLVEKAAEMVSEEEAKTLAKRVQKGQFDLNDMLAQFKNLKKMGGIGSMLSMIPGLGKLKNQIGSMAIDDKMFTKQEAIINSMSRAERSDPKIINASRKVRIANGSGTKVQDINRLLKQHLEMSNMVKKVGKMDHKQLAKLGKMMNV, from the coding sequence ATGTTCTCTTCCCTTAGTAATAATTTAACTAAAATCTTTGATAAACTTAAACGCAAGGGTTTACTTAATGAATCCGATGTCAGCGAGGCAATGCGTGAAATTAGGATTGCTTTACTCGAAGCGGATGTTGCACTTCCGGCAGTTAAGGAATTTATTGATAAAGTAAAAGCTAAAGCAGTAGGTAGTGAAATAGTTAAAAGCATTTCACCCGCACAGATGGTAATAAAAATTGTAAACGATGAGTTGACCGAGATTTTAGGCAGTGACCATCAGGCTTTAAATCTTGCGGCTACACCTCCGGTTGTCATCATGCTGGTCGGCTTGCAAGGTTCCGGTAAAACCACCTCTGCTGCAAAACTTGCTTTATTACTTAGAAAGAAACATAAGAAGAAAGTTTTACTTGCTTCACTTGACGTTTATCGCCCCGCAGCCCAAGCTCAACTTGAAGTACTGGGCAAACAAATTGATATCACCACCCTTCCGATAGTGGCAAACGAAATGCCTGAGAAGATATCTAAACGAGCTTTAGAAGAGGCTAAAACCAACGGATTTGATATTCTGATATTAGATACGGCCGGAAGGTTACATACCGACCCTGAACTGATGGAAGAGTTGAACAAAGTTAAAGACCTGACAAGCCCGGTTGAAACTATCTTAGTAGTCGATTCCTTAACTGGTCAGGATGCAGTTAATATTGGCAAGGAATTTAATACAAAAGTAGGGATTACCGGAGTCATCCTAACTCGGGTAGATGGGGATGCCAGAGGCGGAGCAACCTTAAGCATGAGATGTGTAACCAAGCAACCTATTAAGTTCATAGGGATCGGCGAAAAATTAAGTGATTTAGAAGAATTTCACCCGCAAAGAGCAGCTTCCAAAATTTTAGGAATGGGTGATATAGTTTCACTTGTTGAAAAAGCTGCAGAAATGGTAAGTGAAGAAGAAGCAAAAACTTTAGCAAAGAGAGTACAAAAAGGCCAATTTGATTTAAATGATATGCTTGCCCAGTTTAAAAACTTAAAGAAAATGGGAGGTATCGGTTCAATGCTTTCTATGATTCCGGGACTCGGCAAATTAAAAAACCAAATAGGTAGCATGGCAATCGATGATAAAATGTTTACTAAGCAGGAAGCAATTATTAATTCAATGAGCAGAGCGGAAAGAAGTGACCCGAAAATTATAAATGCTTCCAGAAAAGTTAGGATTGCAAACGGCTCGGGAACTAAAGTACAGGATATTAACCGCTTACTCAAACAACACTTGGAAATGAGTAATATGGTTAAGAAAGTCGGTAAAATGGATCACAAACAGCTTGCAAAATTAGGTAAAATGATGAATGTCTAA
- the hemF gene encoding oxygen-dependent coproporphyrinogen oxidase translates to MSYHNLEEKKDLASKWFKSLRDEICLAFEQIESEFGSSSAEFERKQWDRNGGGGGVISVMKGDIFEKVGVNISTVYGEFPEKFAKEIPGAESNPGFWASGISLVAHMKSPLIPAVHMNTRMVVTTKAWFGGGADLTPTFPDSKQTESFHLELKKACDKFDSDYYPKFKKECDEYFHIKHRKETRGVGGIFFDYLNTGDWDNDFNFTKEVGKAFINAYMPIVRQNALREWTAAQKEEQLIKRGRYVEFNLIYDRGTKFGLMTDGNIEAILMSLPPEVKWV, encoded by the coding sequence ATGAGCTATCACAATTTAGAAGAGAAAAAAGACCTTGCTTCTAAATGGTTTAAATCTTTGCGAGATGAAATTTGTTTAGCTTTCGAACAAATTGAAAGTGAATTTGGTAGTAGTAGTGCTGAATTTGAAAGAAAGCAATGGGATAGAAACGGTGGTGGCGGCGGAGTTATATCCGTAATGAAAGGTGATATTTTTGAAAAAGTAGGGGTTAATATTTCTACTGTTTACGGGGAGTTTCCGGAAAAGTTTGCTAAAGAAATTCCCGGGGCTGAAAGCAACCCCGGCTTTTGGGCTAGCGGCATTTCATTAGTTGCACATATGAAATCTCCTTTAATACCCGCTGTTCACATGAATACTCGAATGGTTGTAACCACTAAGGCTTGGTTCGGTGGCGGAGCTGATCTTACTCCTACTTTTCCTGATAGTAAACAAACTGAATCTTTTCATTTAGAGCTTAAGAAAGCTTGTGATAAATTCGATAGTGACTACTACCCGAAATTCAAGAAAGAATGTGATGAGTATTTTCATATAAAACATAGGAAGGAGACGCGAGGTGTCGGCGGCATATTTTTCGATTATTTAAATACCGGTGACTGGGACAATGATTTTAACTTTACAAAAGAAGTCGGGAAAGCTTTTATAAATGCATATATGCCGATTGTTAGACAAAATGCATTAAGAGAATGGACAGCCGCACAGAAAGAAGAGCAATTAATAAAACGCGGTAGATATGTTGAATTTAATTTAATTTATGATCGAGGCACTAAGTTCGGCCTCATGACTGACGGAAATATAGAAGCAATTTTAATGTCATTACCACCGGAAGTAAAATGGGTTTAA
- a CDS encoding peroxiredoxin: MAVLVRKEAPNFTAQAVFPDNSIKELNLKEYLKGKYGVIFFYPLDFTFVCPSEILAFSSKSEEFEKRDAKVIGISIDSQFTHLAYRNTPTDKGGIGQVTFPLVSDLTHKIAADYDVLSDAGVALRGTFLIDKQGIVRHQIINDLPLGRNIEEAIRMVDALQYSEKHGEVCPANWKQGKEAMKPTQEGVAAYLKSNAGKI; this comes from the coding sequence ATGGCAGTTCTAGTTCGTAAAGAAGCTCCTAATTTTACTGCTCAAGCAGTATTTCCCGATAACTCTATAAAAGAACTTAATTTAAAGGAATATCTTAAAGGCAAGTATGGTGTAATATTCTTCTATCCGCTTGATTTCACCTTTGTTTGTCCTTCGGAAATTCTTGCATTCAGCAGCAAATCGGAAGAATTTGAAAAAAGAGATGCTAAAGTAATCGGAATCAGTATTGACTCACAATTTACTCACCTTGCCTATAGAAACACTCCAACTGATAAGGGCGGGATCGGACAAGTTACATTTCCGCTGGTTTCCGATCTCACTCATAAAATTGCAGCCGATTATGATGTTCTTAGTGACGCAGGTGTAGCTTTAAGAGGAACTTTCTTAATTGATAAGCAAGGCATTGTTCGCCATCAAATTATTAATGATCTTCCATTGGGTAGAAATATAGAGGAAGCAATCAGAATGGTTGACGCTCTTCAATATTCCGAAAAACACGGCGAAGTTTGCCCGGCTAACTGGAAACAAGGAAAAGAAGCTATGAAGCCAACTCAGGAAGGCGTTGCAGCTTATTTAAAAAGCAATGCAGGAAAGATTTAA
- the ftsH gene encoding ATP-dependent zinc metalloprotease FtsH, with translation MKGNTGKNFAAWAAIILLTVFVYELIGEFAFSSTKIPFSDFLNNVKSGNVAEVTIRGSSIEGKLSDGKVFNTLVPIYYPRVIDELTARNIKIDVVPTESSINSLFGILLSWFPVLLLLGVWIYFMRNMQSGTGKAMGFGKSKAKLMMDSKNKVTFAEVAGVDEAKEELQEIVEFLKFPAKFQRLGGKIPKGCLLIGSPGTGKTLLAKAIAGEAGVPFFSISGSDFVEMFVGVGASRVRDMFKQAHQHAPCIVFIDEIDAMGRQRGAGLGGGNDEREQTLNQLLVEMDGFKENEGVIVIAATNRPDVLDPALLRPGRFDRQITVPVPDINGREQIIKVHIKKVPAAPDVNIRTIARGTPGFAGADLANIVNEAAILAARKNMNVVTMHEFEEARDKVMMGVERKSIVMREEERKLTAYHEGGHALVTVYSEASDPIHKATIIPRGRALGLVMRLPEEDRFSATREKLLADIVVSMGGRVAEEIIFGKDKITSGASSDIKSATSIARKMVTQWGLSDEIGPVLVGDDRDEVFLGQSLGHQTHISNELACKIDAEIKRIITECYNQAHHILTKHLDQLHLLAAKLLEYETLTGEEIKDLIAGKDIKINDSTDSKNDSGSKPQKSSSVPSTNHKGKIDDKPIEA, from the coding sequence ATGAAGGGAAATACAGGAAAAAACTTCGCTGCTTGGGCAGCAATTATTTTGCTAACGGTATTTGTGTATGAATTAATAGGTGAATTTGCCTTTTCTTCTACAAAGATTCCTTTTTCCGATTTTCTGAATAATGTAAAGAGCGGCAATGTTGCCGAAGTTACGATACGAGGAAGCTCTATTGAAGGAAAGCTGAGTGACGGTAAGGTTTTTAATACGCTGGTGCCAATATATTATCCCCGAGTTATTGATGAATTAACTGCAAGAAATATTAAAATTGACGTGGTTCCGACCGAATCTTCAATTAATAGCTTATTCGGAATATTGCTATCATGGTTCCCGGTTCTACTTTTGCTGGGAGTATGGATTTACTTTATGCGCAATATGCAAAGCGGTACAGGTAAGGCAATGGGCTTCGGTAAATCGAAAGCAAAGCTTATGATGGATTCAAAAAATAAAGTTACTTTTGCGGAAGTTGCAGGAGTGGATGAGGCTAAAGAAGAATTACAAGAGATAGTAGAATTTTTAAAGTTTCCTGCAAAGTTCCAAAGGTTGGGCGGAAAGATTCCTAAGGGTTGTTTATTAATCGGTTCACCCGGAACCGGTAAAACTTTGCTTGCCAAAGCAATAGCCGGAGAAGCGGGGGTACCGTTTTTTAGTATTTCAGGGTCTGATTTTGTTGAAATGTTTGTCGGGGTTGGAGCGAGCCGAGTTAGAGATATGTTTAAGCAGGCTCACCAACATGCGCCCTGCATAGTATTTATTGACGAGATTGATGCGATGGGGCGCCAAAGAGGAGCTGGTCTTGGAGGCGGCAATGATGAAAGAGAACAGACTCTTAATCAGTTGCTGGTAGAAATGGACGGTTTTAAAGAAAATGAAGGAGTAATAGTTATTGCGGCAACCAACCGCCCGGATGTACTTGATCCGGCACTGCTTAGACCGGGTAGATTCGATAGACAAATTACTGTTCCAGTTCCTGATATAAACGGTAGGGAACAAATTATAAAGGTGCACATTAAAAAAGTACCGGCAGCACCTGACGTTAATATTAGAACAATTGCTCGCGGTACGCCAGGGTTTGCAGGCGCGGATTTGGCAAATATTGTAAACGAAGCGGCAATTCTTGCAGCACGAAAAAATATGAACGTAGTTACCATGCATGAATTTGAAGAAGCAAGAGATAAAGTTATGATGGGTGTTGAGAGAAAATCCATCGTGATGAGAGAGGAAGAAAGAAAGTTAACCGCCTATCATGAAGGCGGACATGCACTCGTTACCGTTTACAGTGAAGCTTCCGATCCAATTCATAAAGCAACTATTATTCCAAGAGGCAGAGCTTTAGGCTTAGTAATGCGCCTTCCCGAAGAAGACAGATTTTCAGCGACAAGAGAAAAGCTGCTTGCTGATATTGTTGTTTCTATGGGCGGAAGAGTTGCCGAGGAGATAATATTCGGTAAAGATAAAATTACCAGCGGTGCTTCAAGTGATATTAAGAGTGCTACTTCAATTGCACGTAAAATGGTTACTCAATGGGGCTTAAGTGATGAAATCGGCCCGGTGTTAGTTGGGGATGACCGTGATGAGGTGTTTTTAGGACAATCTTTAGGCCATCAAACCCATATTTCCAATGAGTTGGCTTGTAAGATTGATGCTGAGATTAAGAGAATTATAACCGAATGTTATAATCAGGCTCATCATATTTTAACTAAGCATCTTGATCAGCTTCACCTGCTTGCAGCAAAACTGTTAGAATATGAAACTCTGACCGGTGAAGAAATTAAGGATCTTATTGCAGGTAAAGATATTAAAATTAATGATTCAACCGATTCTAAAAATGATTCAGGTTCTAAACCTCAGAAAAGCTCATCAGTACCTTCAACTAACCATAAAGGTAAGATTGATGATAAACCGATTGAAGCATAA
- a CDS encoding YqgE/AlgH family protein — MGLNMELEFSDDELRPFESLEGKLLVASKSLDGSCFERSLIYICAHDDKGALGIIINNKIGNFYIKDYVGNAYVKPALKNKKVSIMFGGPIDQDRLIILSITKEQEKNFEYFPAVTIYTECKQFLQDYASGNNKDKFLLAKGFAAWEPNQLEQEIEENSWLIAPANLDILFSQKVKNKWSKMVESLGVRSFLQLVNYTGNA, encoded by the coding sequence ATGGGTTTAAATATGGAACTGGAATTTTCTGACGACGAATTAAGACCTTTTGAGTCCCTTGAAGGTAAACTTTTAGTAGCTTCAAAAAGCTTGGACGGAAGTTGCTTTGAAAGATCGCTTATTTACATATGCGCTCATGATGATAAGGGTGCACTTGGAATAATTATTAATAATAAGATCGGTAATTTTTATATTAAGGATTATGTAGGTAACGCTTATGTGAAACCTGCGCTTAAAAATAAAAAAGTCTCTATTATGTTCGGGGGACCAATTGACCAAGATAGGTTAATAATCTTAAGCATTACAAAAGAACAGGAAAAAAACTTTGAATATTTTCCTGCTGTTACAATATACACTGAATGTAAACAATTCCTGCAAGACTACGCCTCAGGCAATAATAAAGATAAATTTTTATTAGCTAAAGGTTTTGCTGCCTGGGAACCTAATCAGCTTGAACAGGAAATCGAAGAAAATTCCTGGCTAATTGCACCCGCAAATTTAGACATCTTATTTTCCCAAAAAGTTAAAAATAAATGGTCGAAAATGGTTGAATCACTCGGGGTACGAAGCTTCCTGCAACTGGTTAATTATACAGGCAATGCTTAA
- a CDS encoding outer membrane protein assembly factor BamE: MQIRNILLIATVCLLSACAKHEHFHGYSFDEKEISSLKIGQTNEEETRELLGSPTTTSDFGDKTYYYISMQQQSEAFFHPHTVAQDVLEITFNRQKVIKNIKSYTLNEARNINYASGTTELKGNTMTPLEQIFSNVGKFNKPKSPKQF, translated from the coding sequence ATGCAAATTAGAAATATATTATTGATAGCGACTGTTTGTTTATTATCTGCTTGCGCCAAGCATGAACATTTTCATGGTTATAGCTTTGATGAAAAGGAAATCAGCTCATTAAAAATCGGTCAAACTAATGAAGAAGAAACCAGAGAATTACTTGGCTCTCCAACCACTACTTCGGATTTCGGGGATAAAACTTATTACTATATATCCATGCAGCAACAAAGTGAGGCATTCTTTCATCCTCACACGGTAGCACAAGATGTGCTTGAGATTACATTTAACCGACAAAAAGTTATTAAGAATATTAAAAGCTACACTCTAAATGAGGCACGCAATATTAATTACGCCAGCGGTACAACTGAGCTTAAAGGTAATACCATGACTCCTCTTGAGCAAATATTCAGTAATGTAGGTAAATTTAATAAACCTAAAAGCCCGAAACAGTTTTAG